Proteins from a genomic interval of Panthera tigris isolate Pti1 chromosome A2, P.tigris_Pti1_mat1.1, whole genome shotgun sequence:
- the DHX30 gene encoding ATP-dependent RNA helicase DHX30 isoform X2, whose product MAAARRFMALAAGVAPRLRPPGPRAAGRQGRSRGLSSGCARPDHTKEAAEAEAGVAPSGPGEGDGSMVNASRDLLKEFPQPKNLLNSVIGRALGISHAKDKLVYVHTNGPKKKKVTLHIKWPKSVEVEGYGSKKIDAERQAAAAACQLFKGWGLLGPRNELFDAAKYRVLADRFGSPADSWWRPEPTMPPTSWRQLNPESIRPGGPGGLSRSLGREEEEDEEEELEEGTIDVTDFLSMAQQDSHTPLRDSRGGSFEMTDDDSAIRALTQFPLPKNLLAKVIQIATSSSTAKNLMQFHTVGTKTKLSTLTLLWPCPMTFVAKGRRKAEAENKAAALACKKLKSLGLVDRNNEPLTHAMYNLASLRELGETQRRPCTIQVPEPILRKIETFLNHYPVDSSWITPELRLQSDDVLPLGKDSGPLSDPITGKPYVPLSEAEEVRLSQNLLELWRRRGPVWQEAPQLPVDPHRDTILNAIEQHPVVVISGDTGCGKTTRIPQLLLERYVTEGRGARCNVIITQPRRISAVSVAQRVSHELGPSLRRNVGFQVRLESKPPARGGALLFCTVGILLRKLQSNPSLEGVSHVIVDEVHERDVNTDFLLILLKGLQRLNPALRLVLMSATGDNERFSRYFGGCPVIKVPGFMYPVKEHYLEDILAKLGKHQYPHRHRHHESEDECALDLDLVTDLVLHIDARGEPGGILCFLPGWQEIKGVQQRLQEALGMHESKYLILPVHSNIPMMDQKAIFQQPPVGVRKIVLATNIAETSITVNDIVHVVDSGLHKEERYDLKTKVSCLETVWVSRANVIQRRGRAGRCQSGFAYHLFPRSRLEKMVPFQVPEILRTPLENLVLQAKIHMPEKTAVEFLSKAVDSPNIKAVDEAVILLQEIGVLDQREYLTTLGQRLAHISTDPRLAKAIVLAAIFRCLHPLLVVVSCLTRDPFSSSLQNRAEVDKVKALLSHDSGSDHLAFVRAVAGWEEVLRWQDRSSRENYLEENLLYAPSLRFIHGLIKQFSENIYEAFLVGKPSDCTLASAQCNEYSEEEELVKGVLMAGLYPNLIQVRQGKVTRQGKFKPNSVTYRTKSGNILLHKSTINREATRLRSRWLTYFMAVKSNGSVFVRDSSQVHPLAVLLLTDGDVHIRDDGRRATISLSDSDLLRLEGDSRTVRLLRELRRALGRMVERSLRSELAALPPGVQQEHGQLLALLAELLRGPCGSFDVRKTADD is encoded by the exons ATGGCGGCCGCCAGGAGGTTTATGGCGCTGGCTGCCGGCGTCGCTCCGCGCCTGCGACCGCCGGGTCCCCGCGCCGCCGGGCGACAGGGACGCTCACGCGGCCTGTCGTCAGGCTGCGCCCGCCCCGATCACACGAAGGAGGCCGCCGAGGCCGAGGCAGGGGTGGCCCCCAGCGGGCCCGGGGAAGGCGACGGAAGCATGGTGAACG cTTCTAGGGACCTATTAAAAGAGTTCCCACAGCCCAAAAACCTTCTCAACAGTGTAATTGGAAGAGCCCTCGGCATCTCACATGCAAAAGACAAATTGGTCTACGTGCACACGAATGGACCGAAGAAAAAG aaAGTCACCCTCCACATAAAGTGGCCCAAGAGCGTGGAGGTAGAAGGCTATGGCAGCAAGAAGATCGACGCTGAGCGACAGGCTGCGGCCGCGGCCTGCCAGCTGTTCAAG ggctgGGGCCTGCTGGGTCCCCGAAACGAGCTGTTTGATGCAGCCAAATATCGTGTGCTAGCCGATCGCTTTGGCTCTCCGGCTGACAGCTGGTGGCGCCCAGAACCCACCATGCCACCTACTTCCTGGCGGCAGCTGAATCCCGAGAGCATCCGGCCAGGGGGACCTGGGGGCCTGTCCCGCTCCTTGGGccgggaggaagaggaggatgaggaggaagagctAGAAGAGGGGACCATTGATGTCACCGACTTCCTGTCCATGGCCCAGCAGGACTCCCACACCCCACTCAGGGACTCGAG GGGGGGTTCCTTTGAAATGACAGACGACGACAGTGCTATTAGGGCTCTGACCCAGTTTCCACTTCCCAAGAACCTTCTGGCCAAAGTGATTCAGATAGCAACATCGTCCTCCACAGCTAAG AACCTCATGCAGTTTCATACCGTGGGCACCAAGACCAAGCTGTCTACCCTCACTCTGCTTTGGCCCTGTCCCATGACCTTTGTCGCCAAAGGGCGCCGCAAAGCGGAGGCTGAGAATAAGGCAGCAGCCCTGGCCTGCAAGAAACTGAAG AGCCTGGGCCTGGTGGACCGCAACAACGAGCCGCTCACCCACGCCATGTATAACCTGGCCTCCTTGCGTGAGCTGGGTGAGACCCAGCGCCGGCCATGTACCATCCAGGTGCCTGAGCCCATCCTCCGCAAGATAGAAACCTTCCTGAACCAT TACCCTGTGGATAGTTCATGGATCACCCCAGAACTCCGGCTGCAGAGTGATGACGTCTTGCCCTTGGGCAAGGACTCGGGGCCCCTGAGTGACCCTATCACAGGCAAGCCCTACGTGCCCCTGTCAGAAGCAGAGGAGGTCCGTCTGAGCCAGAACTTGTTGGAGCTGTGGCGGCGGCGAGGGCCAGTCTGGCAGGAGGCCCCCCAGCTCCCTGTGGACCCGCATCGGGACACAATCCTCAATGCCATTGAGCAGCACCCGGTGGTGGTCATCTCTGGGGACACAGGCTGTGGAAAGACCACACGCATCCCCCAGCTGCTGCTAGAGCGCTATGTGACCGAGGGCCGCGGTGCCCGCTGCAATGTGATCATCACCCAGCCGCGCCGCATCTCCGCTGTGTCGGTGGCACAGCGGGTCAGCCACGAACTGGGCCCCTCTCTGCGCCGGAACGTGGGCTTCCAGGTGCGGTTGGAAAGCAAGCCCCCGGCCCGAGGCGGGGCCTTGCTCTTCTGCACCGTGGGCATCCTGCTGCGGAAGCTGCAGAGCAACCCCAGCCTGGAGGGCGTGAGCCATGTCATCGTGGACGAGGTCCATGAGCGGGACGTGAATACAGACTTCCTGCTTATTTTGCTCAAGGGCCTGCAGCGGCTCAACCCGGCCCTGCGGCTGGTGCTCATGAGCGCCACGGGCGATAATGAGCGCTTCTCCCGCTACTTTGGTGGCTGCCCTGTCATCAAGGTGCCAGGCTTCATGTACCCCGTCAAGGAGCACTACCTGGAGGACATTCTGGCCAAGCTGGGCAAGCACCAGTACCCGCACCGGCACCGGCACCACGAG TCTGAGGATGAATGTGCACTTGACTTGGACCTCGTGACGGACCTGGTTCTGCACATTGATGCCCGAGGGGAACCAG GTGGGAtcctctgcttcctgcctgggTGGCAGGAGATCAAAGGAGTGCAGCAACGCCTCCAGGAGGCCCTGGGCATGCACGAGAGCAAGTACCTGATCCTGCCAG TGCACTCCAACATCCCCATGATGGACCAGAAGGCCATATTTCAGCAGCCGCCAGTTGGGGTGCGCAAGATCGTCTTGGCCACCAATATCGCGGAGACCTCAATTACAGTCAATGACATTGTGCACGTGGTGGACAGCGGTCTGCACAAGGAGGAACGCTATGACCTGAAGACCAAG gtgtcCTGCCTGGAGACTGTGTGGGTGTCACGAGCCAATGTGATCCAGCGCCGGGGCCGGGCAGGCCGCTGCCAGTCAGGCTTTGCCTACCACTTATTCCCACGGAGCCGGCTGGAGAAAATGGTCCCTTTCCAAGTGCCGGAGATTCTGCGCACGCCCCTTGAGAACCTGGTGCTACAAGCCAAAATCCACATGCCCGAGAAGACG GCAGTGGAGTTCCTTTCCAAGGCTGTGGACAGTCCGAACATTAAGGCAGTGGACGAGGCCGTGATCTTGCTCCAGGAGATCG GAGTGCTGGACCAGCGGGAGTACCTGACCACCCTGGGGCAGCGCCTGGCCCATATCTCCACCGACCCTCGGCTGGCCAAGGCCATAGTGCTGGCTGCCATATTCCGCTGCCTGCACCCGCTGCTGGTGGTCGTTTCCTGCCTCACCCGGGACCCCTTCAGCAGTAGCCTGCAGAACCGGGCGGAGGTGGACAAG gTGAAGGCGCTGTTGAGCCATGACAGTGGCAGCGACCACTTGGCCTTCGTGCGGGCCGTGGCCGGCTGGGAGGAGGTGCTGCGCTGGCAGGACCGCAGCTCCCGGGAGAACTACCTGGAGGAGAACCTGCTGTACGCACCCAGCCTGCGCTTCATCCACG GACTCATCAAGCAGTTCTCAGAGAACATTTATGAGGCTTTCCTGGTGGGAAAGCCCTCGGACTGCACCCTGGCTTCTGCCCAGTGCAACGAGTAcagtgaggaggaggagctggtgaAGGGCGTACTGATGGCCGGCCTCTACCCCAACCTCATCCAG GTGAGGCAGGGCAAGGTGACCCGGCAGGGCAAGTTCAAGCCCAACAGCGTCACATACAGGACCAAATCAGGCAACATCTTGCTGCATAAGTCGACCATCAACag GGAGGCCACGCGGCTCCGGAGCCGATGGCTGACGTACTTCATGGCCGTCAAGTCCAATGGCAGCGTCTTCGTCCGGGACTCCTCCCAGGTGCACCCGCTGGCTGTGCTGCTGCTGACAGACGGGGACGTCCACATACGTG atgATGGGCGCCGGGCCACCATCTCCCTGAGTGACAGTGACCTGCTGAGGCTGGAGGGGGATTCCCGCACCGTGCGGCTGCTGAGGGAGCTGCGCCGGGCCCTGGGCCGCATGGTGGAGCGGAGCCTGCGCAGTGAGCTGGCCGCACTCCCGCCCGGCGTGCAGCAGGAGCACGGGCAGCTGCTCGCCCTGCTGGCGGAGCTGTTGCGTGGGCCCTGTGGCAGCTTTGACGTGCGCAAGACAGCCGAtgactga